From the genome of Thermosynechococcus sp. NK55a:
ACAGGGCCGTGTTTAATGGCGTTGTCGTAAAGATTCATCAGTAGGCGCAACAGTTGCGATTCATTCCCCCAGTAGGGAGCTTTGTCCGGACCGCTGTACTCGTGCTGGATGTTTTTGTTCTGGGCTAAGGGAGCAAGGCATTGCCAAGCGGTGCGAATGACTTGCACCAGATCCAGAGGGTGCCGCTCCAAACTATCGGCAGGAGTATGGCTAAGGCGGTTGAGTTCCAGAAGTTCTTGCACTAGGAGGGTAAGGCGAATAATTTCTGCGAGGAGGCGATCGACCCAGTGCTGCAGGGACTCCGGTACCCGCTGCTGCAGGGTTTCAGTTACCAGGCGCAGCGAAGTGAGGGGCGTTTTCAGTTCATGGGCCACATCTGCTGCCCAGCGATCGCGCTCATCCCGCAGCCGCACGACCTCTTCGCAGTCCTCAATAAATACCCCCACATGTCCTTCCTCAAGGAAGAGTCCCCGTGCCCGCAGGGGTTTGCGCTTGGTTTGCCCTACTGGTGTGATGTAAGCGTAAAGCCATTCCTGCTCTGTTATGGTTTGCTCTTGGCGCACCTCCTCAATGAGACAGTCCAGTTCATAGGAGCGCACCAGTTCTAGAAAAAGGCGGCCTTCAGGAGACCTTAAGCCAAAAAGCGATCGCGCCGCTTCGTTGCAGCAGACCACACAGTTGGCCTCATCCACCTCCAAATAGGCAATGGGGGCATATTCAAGGATCGTTTGATAGCGCTGGATTTTCTGACGGCAGCGTGCCTGTTCCTGAAGTTGTTGGCTGAGGAGGGTTTGTAAGCGTTGCCACGGTGAGGACTTGAAAGGACGGGCAGCATACTGTTCGAGGAGCGTCTCCACAGCATGGCGCATTTGTCGCCACTGCCAGAACCAAACTATTAGCCCCAACAGCAGACCAACCCCAAAAAAGATCAACTCCATGCGTGAATGCCAGAATTGTCTCTATTCTATGGTTATTCCGCGTTGGTTTGCTCTGCGATGTCATCACCCCTTTTGCGTGTCGAAGCCCTCACCGTTGACTTTCCTCAGACCGATCAAACCCTACGGGCAGTGGATGGGATTTCCTTTCGCTTGGAGCGTGGCCAGACCCTTGGCATTGTCGGTGAGTCGGGTTCAGGGAAATCAGTGACCTGTTTGGCGCTCTTGCAGTTGCTCTTGCCGCCGGGACAGATCAGCCACGGCCAAGCCTGGTTTCAGCCAGAGCCAGAGGGGACAGCCATTGATTTGCTGCGCTGCACCCCCCGCCAAATGCAGCAGATTCGCGGTCGCCAAATCAGTATGGTCTTCCAAGAACCGATGAGTTCCCTCAATCCGGTCTATTCCATTGGCTTTCAACTGGCAGAGGCCATTGATCCGCAGCAACGACTTTCCCAAGGGCAATGTCAACAGCGGGCGATCGCCCTCCTTGAGCAGGTGCATCTCCTCAAACCGGAAGACCCCCTTGAGGAGAAAAAGCGGTTTCTCGGTCGCTATCCCCATCAACTCTCCGGGGGGCAAATTCAGCGGGTGATGATTGCCATGGCTATGGCCGCTTCGCCAGCGCTCTTAATTGCTGATGAGCCCACCACTGCCCTCGATGTGACTGTACAGGCGGCAATCCTACGGCTATTGCGAGAATTACAGCAGCAGTACCCTCTCTCATTGATTTTTGTGACCCATGATTTGAATCTGATTGCGGAATTGGCGGATCAGGTCGTTGTCATGTACCAAGGGCAAATTGTTGAATCGGGGACCCTTCAGCAGGTGTTTCGCCACCCCCAACATCCCTATACCAAGGGGCTACTGGCCTGTCGTCCCCGCTTGGATCAGCGTCTGGCGATTCTGCCAACGGTGGCGGATTTTCTAGGGGCCACCTCCCCGCAATTAGAAGTGATTTCCCCAGGGCAGCAGCGGGAACGCCTAGCCCATTTGGCCAGCCAACCCCCCTTGGTGCAGGTGGAGCACCTCTGGGTTAAGTATCCGGTTGCGGGGGGGCAGCGCTCGCTAACCGCAGTCAGGGATGTCTCATTTACGATTCGCACAGGGGAGACCTTGGGCCTTGTGGGGGAATCGGGCTGTGGCAAAACCACCTTGGCACGCACCCTCTTGCGCCTCCTAGAACCCGCCCAAGGCAAGATTCTTTTTGGCGATCGCGACATTAGCCATTTATCGCCTCGCCAATTGCGTCCCCTGCGGCAGCGCATGCAACTGATTTTCCAGGATCCCTACAGTTCCTTGAACCCACGCATGACCATTGGCGAGTTGGTGGCCGAACCGCTGCGGATTCACCGCCCTCATCACTCGCAACGGCAACACCAAGAGCGGGTGGCCTATCTCCTTGAGCGGGTGGGCATTGATCCCCAAGCTCAGAATCGCTATCCCCATGAATTTTCGGGGGGTCAGCGGCAGCGGATTTGCATTGCCCGTGCCTTGGCCTTGAATCCCGAGTTTGTCGTCTGTGATGAGTCGGTGTCTGCCTTGGATGTGTCGGTTCAGGCGCAGGTGCTGAATTTACTCAAGGAACTCCAGCGGGAATTTCAACTGACCTACCTCTTTATTTCCCACGACCTGAGTGTCGTTAAATTTATGAGCGATCGCCTGATGGTTATGTACAATGGCGAAATTGTGGAAATGGGTGAGGCGGAAGCCGTTTACCAACAGCCCCAGCACGACTATACCCGCACATTAATTGCCGCGATTCCCCGTGGTCTTTCCCTTGAGGCAGCCTAGATGTTCTCCTCCCTTGATCTTGAGAAGACCCTTGCCACCCTGCGCCCCATTCTTTGGCAGGCCCTTGAGCAACTGCGCCAGTTTTACCGCCAGGTGAAGGATCTAACGGTGCAGGATAAAGGCGGTGATCCCGTCACCCTCGCGGATCAGCAAATTGATGCCTTTTTGCGCCGTGCCCTCCAAGAACATTTTCCGGCCTCGGCGTTTGGCTATCTCACAGAA
Proteins encoded in this window:
- a CDS encoding PAS domain-containing sensor histidine kinase gives rise to the protein MELIFFGVGLLLGLIVWFWQWRQMRHAVETLLEQYAARPFKSSPWQRLQTLLSQQLQEQARCRQKIQRYQTILEYAPIAYLEVDEANCVVCCNEAARSLFGLRSPEGRLFLELVRSYELDCLIEEVRQEQTITEQEWLYAYITPVGQTKRKPLRARGLFLEEGHVGVFIEDCEEVVRLRDERDRWAADVAHELKTPLTSLRLVTETLQQRVPESLQHWVDRLLAEIIRLTLLVQELLELNRLSHTPADSLERHPLDLVQVIRTAWQCLAPLAQNKNIQHEYSGPDKAPYWGNESQLLRLLMNLYDNAIKHGPVGGQVLTRLLSDREGGYLCLEVIDTGSGFPPKDLPYVFERFYRAQPRRHRFVIPTDHEGQLPPVGSGSGLGLAIARQIVECHGGYIEAANHPDYGGAWLRIYLPLTQL
- a CDS encoding ABC transporter ATP-binding protein; its protein translation is MSSPLLRVEALTVDFPQTDQTLRAVDGISFRLERGQTLGIVGESGSGKSVTCLALLQLLLPPGQISHGQAWFQPEPEGTAIDLLRCTPRQMQQIRGRQISMVFQEPMSSLNPVYSIGFQLAEAIDPQQRLSQGQCQQRAIALLEQVHLLKPEDPLEEKKRFLGRYPHQLSGGQIQRVMIAMAMAASPALLIADEPTTALDVTVQAAILRLLRELQQQYPLSLIFVTHDLNLIAELADQVVVMYQGQIVESGTLQQVFRHPQHPYTKGLLACRPRLDQRLAILPTVADFLGATSPQLEVISPGQQRERLAHLASQPPLVQVEHLWVKYPVAGGQRSLTAVRDVSFTIRTGETLGLVGESGCGKTTLARTLLRLLEPAQGKILFGDRDISHLSPRQLRPLRQRMQLIFQDPYSSLNPRMTIGELVAEPLRIHRPHHSQRQHQERVAYLLERVGIDPQAQNRYPHEFSGGQRQRICIARALALNPEFVVCDESVSALDVSVQAQVLNLLKELQREFQLTYLFISHDLSVVKFMSDRLMVMYNGEIVEMGEAEAVYQQPQHDYTRTLIAAIPRGLSLEAA